One window of the Leptotrichia massiliensis genome contains the following:
- the rpsP gene encoding 30S ribosomal protein S16: MLKLRLTRLGRKKVPFYRIAAMEALSRRDGKAVAYLGTFNPLAEEGKQVVLKEEEILRYLSNGAQPTETVKSILTKAGIWEKFQETKKK, encoded by the coding sequence ATGTTAAAATTAAGATTAACTAGATTAGGAAGAAAGAAAGTTCCTTTTTATAGAATAGCAGCTATGGAAGCTTTATCAAGAAGAGATGGAAAAGCAGTTGCTTACTTAGGAACATTCAATCCACTTGCTGAAGAAGGAAAACAAGTAGTATTAAAAGAGGAAGAAATCTTAAGATACTTATCAAATGGAGCACAACCAACTGAAACTGTTAAAAGCATTTTGACAAAAGCAGGAATCTGGGAAAAATTTCAAGAAACTAAGAAAAAATAG
- a CDS encoding AAA family ATPase: MSFSDVFKSIKDFLLNQNGIEIKETDYDSLLVKQLSGSNILGEKGKQTHIAITGESMEMFPYIYSKEFIELNNKEMKNFFVLKAPMKIYQKNYNYFSDINNIDFNNKDFLEINVCIYPRNKGDQVQLSMLSHDSKEFIEYRKSIKTNDFLVVLKYSNKLQYDVFVIKNNDGMSFIDKHNLFKIKDNKKKTDMTFISKENFCFNDLENINLTKNINKPHQRIFFGAPGTGKSYLLNEDAKKYFGNNYERVTFHPNYMYGNFIGTFKPFPVKLENGKETIMYKYIPGVLLRLLIKAIKNPVTNYLLIIEEINRANTAAVFGDFFQLLDRNGNGESEYGIAVSEDLKLYLEEEFDKNNLTENEKRYLGEKLDKITLPPNFYIWATMNSADQGVMPLDTAFKRRWEFEYTGIDDAYNKSKDESGKSEFDDYKFRANGKELSNWNDFRIKINEILSKCHVSEDKLIGPYFISKSILASKDIDKITNAIKNKVLMYLYEDAGRQHRKRIFKEGKWETYSKLCEAFDENCEEIFNDKVELPDKTPIEVGEEIIRGTKEEEKIQENETEITENTESIDE, from the coding sequence ATGAGTTTTAGTGATGTATTTAAAAGTATAAAGGATTTTCTTTTGAATCAAAATGGTATTGAAATTAAAGAAACTGATTATGACTCTCTTTTAGTAAAACAATTAAGTGGTAGCAATATACTAGGAGAGAAAGGAAAACAAACTCATATTGCAATAACAGGAGAATCAATGGAAATGTTTCCTTATATATATTCAAAAGAATTTATAGAACTTAATAATAAAGAAATGAAGAATTTTTTTGTTTTGAAAGCTCCTATGAAAATTTATCAGAAAAATTATAATTACTTTTCTGATATCAATAATATTGATTTTAATAATAAAGATTTTCTAGAAATAAATGTTTGTATTTATCCAAGAAACAAAGGTGATCAAGTTCAACTTTCAATGCTGTCACATGATTCAAAAGAATTTATAGAATATAGAAAATCAATAAAAACCAATGATTTTTTAGTAGTTTTAAAATATTCTAATAAACTTCAATATGATGTATTTGTAATTAAAAATAATGATGGCATGTCTTTTATTGATAAACATAATCTTTTTAAAATAAAAGACAATAAAAAAAAGACTGATATGACATTTATTTCAAAAGAAAATTTTTGTTTTAATGATTTAGAAAATATAAATTTGACAAAGAATATTAACAAACCCCACCAAAGAATATTCTTTGGTGCTCCTGGAACTGGAAAAAGTTATTTATTGAATGAAGATGCAAAAAAATATTTTGGAAATAATTATGAAAGAGTTACATTCCATCCAAACTATATGTATGGAAATTTTATAGGAACATTCAAGCCATTTCCTGTTAAATTGGAAAATGGAAAAGAAACTATAATGTATAAATATATACCTGGTGTACTATTACGTTTATTAATTAAAGCAATCAAAAATCCTGTTACAAACTATTTATTAATAATTGAAGAAATAAACAGGGCAAATACAGCAGCAGTTTTTGGTGACTTTTTTCAGTTATTAGATAGAAATGGTAATGGTGAAAGTGAGTATGGAATAGCTGTTTCTGAAGATTTAAAACTATATTTAGAAGAAGAGTTTGATAAAAATAACTTAACAGAAAATGAAAAAAGGTATTTAGGAGAAAAACTGGATAAAATCACATTACCTCCAAACTTTTATATATGGGCAACAATGAACAGTGCTGATCAAGGAGTTATGCCGTTAGACACAGCTTTTAAACGAAGATGGGAATTTGAATATACTGGAATTGATGATGCTTATAATAAAAGTAAAGATGAAAGTGGTAAATCTGAATTTGATGATTACAAATTTAGAGCTAATGGAAAAGAATTATCCAACTGGAATGATTTTAGAATAAAAATAAATGAAATTTTATCCAAATGTCATGTTTCAGAGGATAAATTAATAGGACCCTACTTTATTTCAAAATCAATATTGGCTAGTAAAGATATTGATAAAATAACTAATGCTATAAAAAATAAAGTTCTGATGTATCTTTATGAAGATGCTGGAAGACAGCATAGAAAGAGAATTTTTAAAGAAGGAAAATGGGAAACTTATTCTAAGTTATGCGAAGCTTTTGATGAAAATTGTGAAGAAATATTCAATGATAAAGTTGAATTGCCTGATAAAACACCAATAGAAGTAGGAGAAGAAATAATTAGAGGAACAAAAGAAGAAGAAAAAATTCAAGAAAATGAAACTGAAATAACTGAAAACACTGAATCTATTGATGAATAG
- a CDS encoding DNA cytosine methyltransferase gives MKTISLFCGAGGLDLGFKNVGFDIVWANDSDKFAVESYKKNVGEHVVLGDITEIDLNSIPLTEVIIGGFPCQPFSIMGSELGFGDTRGTLFFRILEIIRNQKQRGNLPKVIVLENVKRLLTHDKGNTFKIIKKSLEGLGYNIFYKVLNTADYGIPQIRNRVFIVCFLDKEINFEFPKEVKLDKTMQDLLEKNVDEKYFLSEKIIPTILSSGTKNYKAKTEIDLKIARPLCSTMHKMHRASQDNYITDNGRIRRLTPREAARLQGFPENFEIIVSDTQAYRQFGNAVTVTVAEKVALSIKEAIDV, from the coding sequence ATGAAAACAATATCACTTTTTTGTGGTGCTGGGGGATTAGATTTAGGTTTTAAAAATGTTGGTTTTGATATAGTTTGGGCTAATGATTCTGATAAGTTTGCAGTCGAATCTTATAAAAAAAATGTAGGAGAACATGTTGTTCTCGGAGATATAACTGAAATCGATTTAAATTCCATACCATTAACAGAGGTTATAATCGGTGGATTTCCGTGTCAACCTTTTAGTATAATGGGTTCAGAATTAGGTTTTGGAGACACAAGAGGAACACTTTTTTTTAGAATATTAGAAATTATTAGAAATCAAAAACAAAGAGGTAATCTTCCTAAAGTTATTGTACTTGAAAATGTAAAAAGGTTACTTACTCATGATAAGGGAAATACTTTTAAAATTATAAAAAAATCACTTGAAGGCTTGGGATATAATATTTTTTATAAAGTCTTAAATACTGCTGACTATGGTATTCCACAAATAAGAAACAGAGTTTTTATAGTATGTTTCTTAGATAAAGAGATAAATTTTGAATTTCCAAAAGAAGTAAAATTAGATAAAACAATGCAAGATTTATTAGAAAAAAATGTAGATGAAAAGTATTTTTTATCAGAAAAAATAATTCCCACTATTCTTTCTTCGGGAACAAAAAATTATAAAGCAAAAACTGAAATTGATTTAAAAATTGCTAGACCTTTATGTTCAACAATGCATAAGATGCATCGTGCTTCACAAGATAACTATATCACAGATAACGGTAGGATTAGAAGATTAACTCCAAGAGAAGCAGCAAGGCTTCAAGGATTTCCTGAAAACTTTGAAATTATTGTTTCTGATACTCAAGCATATAGACAATTTGGAAATGCAGTTACAGTTACAGTTGCTGAAAAAGTTGCTCTTTCTATTAAGGAGGCGATAGATGTTTAA
- a CDS encoding lipoate--protein ligase encodes MKYYINNSNDPAFNIALEEYCFKQLRDIDEIFLLWINEPTIVVGKYQNTIEEINTEYTREKGIHVVRRISGGGAVYHDLNNLNYTIISNKQEDKEGFNFKEFSKPIIETLAELGVKAEFTGRNDLEIDGQKFCGNAQAYIKGRVMHHGCLLFDVNFGELGNALKVSKDKIESKGVKSVRSRVTNILPHLKQPITVNEFGEKIMEYMKKQYPDMKEYVFSQEELDYISKRAEIKRSWEWNYGESPEFNITRGKRFENGKIQIFATVENSRIKNIKFYGDFFGKNEDLSEIENLLKDTKYTREAVKEKLETVDIGEYFSRFTVDEVVEVIVE; translated from the coding sequence ATGAAATATTATATTAATAATTCCAATGATCCAGCATTTAACATTGCTTTGGAAGAGTACTGCTTTAAGCAGTTACGTGATATTGATGAAATATTTTTGCTTTGGATAAATGAACCGACAATTGTTGTTGGCAAATATCAGAACACAATTGAAGAGATAAATACAGAATATACTCGTGAAAAAGGAATCCATGTTGTCCGTAGAATTTCTGGCGGAGGTGCAGTTTACCACGATTTAAACAATCTAAACTATACGATAATTTCCAATAAGCAAGAAGACAAGGAAGGCTTTAACTTTAAGGAATTTTCAAAGCCAATTATAGAAACTTTGGCAGAATTGGGCGTAAAAGCCGAATTTACAGGTAGAAATGACTTAGAAATAGATGGACAGAAATTTTGTGGAAATGCTCAAGCATATATAAAAGGGCGTGTAATGCACCATGGTTGTCTATTATTTGATGTAAATTTTGGAGAACTGGGAAATGCACTGAAAGTTTCAAAGGATAAAATTGAGTCAAAAGGCGTAAAATCAGTAAGAAGCCGTGTTACAAACATACTTCCTCATTTGAAACAGCCAATCACAGTAAACGAATTTGGTGAAAAAATAATGGAATATATGAAAAAACAGTATCCAGATATGAAAGAGTATGTTTTTAGCCAAGAAGAGCTGGATTACATTTCCAAGAGAGCTGAAATTAAGAGAAGCTGGGAATGGAATTACGGAGAGTCGCCAGAATTTAATATAACTAGAGGAAAGAGATTTGAAAATGGTAAAATCCAAATTTTTGCCACAGTAGAAAACTCTAGAATTAAAAATATCAAATTCTATGGAGATTTCTTTGGTAAAAATGAAGATTTGAGTGAAATTGAGAATTTATTGAAAGATACTAAATATACAAGGGAAGCTGTGAAAGAAAAATTGGAAACAGTTGATATTGGTGAATATTTTTCTAGGTTTACGGTGGATGAAGTTGTGGAAGTTATTGTGGAATAA
- the lpdA gene encoding dihydrolipoyl dehydrogenase: MATEVIMPKAGIDMTEGQIIKWNKKEGEKVEAGEILLEIMTDKTSMELEAEESGYLIKIVKGDGETVPVTEIIGYIGAEGEVAPEAGSANSAPENTASQPAPEKAAAASEPKKEKAEDEFDIVVIGGGPAGYVAAIRAAQLGAKVAVVEKSEFGGTCLNKGCIPTKTFLKNAEIIEGIEMASKRGIILESEKYTIDMPKVVQLKNEIVKTLTNGVRGLLKSNEIKMYNGIGKINKDKDVVVNGETVLRTDKIILAGGSKVSKINIPGIESNKVLTSDDILDLQQIPKSLTVIGGGVVGIELGQVFLSFGSEVTVVEMMDRIVPGVDRESSAVLRKELEKKGMKILTSTQIKEIVDDGHNLTIKVDGHDDIVAEKALLSIGRVPDLEAVGELELEMEKGRIKVDKYMETSILGIYAPGDINGIKMLAHAAFRMGEVAAENAVQGNHREIRLETTPSAIYTVPEVAMVGLTEDEAREKYDIKVGKFQFAANGRALASGETAGFAKVITDKKYGEILGVHIVGPSAAEMINEASGLMAMEITVDEVIKTIYAHPTYSEAVFEACADALDEAIHLPKKRK, from the coding sequence ATGGCTACTGAAGTGATAATGCCTAAAGCCGGAATTGATATGACGGAAGGGCAGATTATAAAATGGAATAAAAAAGAAGGGGAAAAAGTAGAAGCAGGGGAAATTTTACTTGAAATAATGACAGATAAGACAAGTATGGAACTGGAAGCAGAAGAATCAGGATACTTGATAAAAATAGTAAAAGGAGATGGAGAAACAGTACCTGTTACTGAAATTATCGGATATATCGGTGCAGAAGGAGAAGTGGCTCCAGAAGCAGGTTCAGCAAATTCAGCACCAGAAAATACAGCTTCTCAACCAGCACCAGAAAAAGCGGCTGCGGCTAGTGAACCTAAAAAAGAAAAAGCAGAAGATGAATTTGATATTGTTGTAATTGGTGGAGGACCTGCTGGATATGTAGCGGCAATCCGTGCAGCTCAACTTGGTGCAAAAGTGGCAGTTGTGGAAAAAAGTGAATTTGGTGGAACTTGCCTGAACAAAGGATGTATTCCTACAAAAACATTCCTTAAAAATGCTGAAATTATCGAAGGTATCGAAATGGCAAGTAAAAGAGGAATTATTTTGGAAAGTGAAAAATACACAATTGACATGCCAAAAGTTGTGCAGTTGAAAAATGAAATTGTTAAAACATTAACAAATGGTGTAAGAGGACTTCTAAAGAGTAATGAAATTAAAATGTATAATGGAATCGGGAAAATCAACAAGGATAAAGATGTCGTTGTAAATGGTGAAACTGTTTTACGAACTGATAAAATTATTTTGGCTGGTGGATCAAAAGTTAGTAAAATAAATATTCCTGGAATTGAAAGCAATAAAGTGCTTACAAGTGATGATATTTTAGATTTACAGCAAATACCTAAATCACTTACTGTAATTGGTGGAGGAGTTGTTGGAATCGAACTTGGACAAGTATTCTTATCATTTGGAAGTGAAGTTACAGTTGTAGAAATGATGGATAGAATTGTGCCAGGAGTAGACAGGGAATCATCAGCTGTGCTTAGAAAAGAACTTGAGAAAAAAGGAATGAAAATATTGACTTCTACACAAATTAAGGAAATTGTAGATGATGGACATAACTTAACAATTAAAGTTGATGGACACGATGACATCGTTGCTGAAAAAGCGCTATTGTCAATAGGAAGAGTACCTGACTTGGAAGCTGTTGGAGAGCTTGAACTGGAAATGGAAAAAGGTCGAATCAAAGTTGATAAATATATGGAAACAAGTATATTAGGAATTTATGCACCTGGAGATATAAATGGAATTAAGATGCTTGCTCATGCAGCATTTAGAATGGGAGAAGTTGCAGCTGAAAATGCGGTTCAAGGAAACCATAGAGAAATCAGACTTGAAACAACTCCATCGGCAATCTACACAGTGCCGGAAGTGGCAATGGTTGGATTAACAGAAGATGAGGCAAGAGAAAAATATGATATTAAAGTTGGTAAATTCCAATTTGCAGCAAATGGAAGGGCATTGGCATCTGGAGAAACAGCAGGATTTGCAAAAGTTATTACAGATAAGAAATATGGAGAAATTTTAGGAGTGCATATTGTAGGACCTTCAGCGGCAGAAATGATTAACGAGGCATCAGGACTTATGGCAATGGAAATTACAGTTGACGAAGTAATCAAGACAATTTACGCACACCCAACTTATTCAGAAGCTGTATTTGAAGCATGTGCAGACGCACTTGATGAAGCAATTCATTTACCTAAAAAGAGAAAATAA
- a CDS encoding LlaJI family restriction endonuclease, with protein sequence MKVKKIQELKLYDISKLQSIFNLTEDKTREVLKILAYKNIVRKISKNLSEVELEELNNGESFKNLEKEFEGDKYKFKFVGIITVKDICLIIYPKYIKEFDENFDRDNKIIKQLIEVMRKYESKEQKQSLSNDKENKNYNLLALAIDLYDDYHINGLYSNEKTIIEENGEGEILWEKTINEKGAYFVNNVPFYLDVFSVNKETNEEEILRRLHRCIITESYNKIKEIFDILDYEPINISDDEIDYFGDKDYIQEKLNQEMSRQFVDKKQKQLNMMKNYLLESENSNEDEEIKFIGTTSFNLVWEKVCAVVLENSLDRKLKDLGLGTTNHTENKTLKEIIAKPEWSVINSEKKHKSDKTLIPDLVVYNQEDKSISIYDAKYYNIMFTEEELRGYPGVQDVSKQYLYELAYKNFIQENGLKMKENAFIMPTDNEIEEELEEIGEIKFEIFKSMDLQDIKVKLASATKMYEKYLKK encoded by the coding sequence ATGAAAGTAAAAAAAATTCAGGAATTAAAATTATATGATATTTCTAAATTACAATCTATATTTAATCTTACTGAAGATAAAACTAGAGAAGTTTTAAAAATATTAGCATATAAGAATATTGTCAGAAAAATTTCTAAGAACTTATCTGAAGTTGAATTAGAAGAATTAAATAATGGAGAATCTTTTAAAAATTTAGAAAAAGAATTTGAGGGAGACAAGTATAAATTTAAATTTGTTGGTATAATTACTGTAAAGGATATCTGTCTGATTATTTATCCAAAATATATTAAGGAATTTGATGAAAATTTTGATAGGGATAATAAGATAATAAAGCAGTTAATAGAAGTTATGAGAAAATATGAAAGCAAGGAGCAGAAACAATCCTTATCAAATGACAAAGAAAATAAAAATTATAACTTGCTGGCTTTAGCAATAGATTTGTATGATGATTATCACATTAATGGACTTTATAGTAATGAAAAAACAATAATAGAAGAAAATGGAGAAGGAGAAATTCTCTGGGAGAAAACTATAAATGAAAAAGGTGCTTATTTTGTAAATAATGTCCCATTCTATTTGGATGTTTTTTCTGTAAATAAAGAAACAAATGAAGAAGAAATTCTTAGGAGATTACATCGTTGCATAATAACAGAAAGCTACAATAAAATTAAGGAAATATTTGATATTCTCGATTATGAACCTATAAATATTTCAGATGATGAAATTGACTATTTTGGAGATAAGGATTATATTCAAGAAAAATTGAATCAGGAAATGAGCAGACAGTTTGTTGATAAAAAGCAGAAACAGTTAAATATGATGAAGAATTATCTATTGGAATCTGAAAATTCAAATGAAGATGAAGAAATAAAGTTTATTGGAACAACCAGTTTCAATTTAGTATGGGAAAAGGTATGTGCTGTTGTTCTGGAAAATTCCCTAGATAGAAAACTAAAGGATTTAGGATTAGGAACAACAAATCATACTGAAAACAAAACTTTGAAGGAAATAATAGCTAAACCTGAATGGAGTGTTATCAATTCTGAAAAGAAACATAAATCTGATAAGACTTTAATCCCTGATTTAGTTGTATACAATCAAGAAGATAAAAGCATTTCCATTTATGATGCGAAATATTACAATATTATGTTTACAGAAGAGGAATTAAGGGGCTATCCTGGAGTACAAGATGTATCTAAACAATATTTATATGAACTTGCATATAAGAATTTTATCCAAGAGAATGGTTTAAAAATGAAAGAAAATGCTTTTATAATGCCGACAGATAATGAAATTGAAGAAGAACTTGAAGAAATAGGAGAAATAAAATTTGAAATATTTAAAAGTATGGATTTACAAGATATAAAAGTAAAATTGGCATCTGCTACCAAAATGTATGAAAAATATTTAAAAAAATAA
- a CDS encoding DNA cytosine methyltransferase: MFKINYKSDYIELKEILKIINQEYKMKYSEKKEKENISLLCQESEDVYLNNRSKEYINFLEEDNQFKKLFGTLDLENKDHYNLVKKYFNSFCNLERKKERKKNNFIDLFCGAGGLSLGFVQEGYNVNFACDFEKACIETYLFNHPNTNSEYIKLVDIKEIEHNILNFLSNKEVSVVIGGPPCQGFSIANQQRVIDDPRNELYKSYVNVVRQVKPKFFVMENVKGMLKVANQVVEDFENIGYKVVYKILNAKDFGIPQNRERLIFIGNRINIENNKIFEKIEKSRIYKTITLREAISDLKILEASRLKNKTNIISEKTGGIVIKNKNFNNNDYLSSINLNELKSIVTFNHQARYNNDRDIEIFSRLNQGDKSDDSKIADIMPYQNRSHIFKDKYYKLIYDNICKTITAHMKFDCNMYIHPTQARGLTPREAARVQSYPDDYVFKGTFTKTYMQIGNSVPPLLGRKIARVLKKYLKEEI; the protein is encoded by the coding sequence ATGTTTAAAATAAATTATAAGAGTGATTATATCGAATTAAAAGAAATTTTAAAAATTATAAATCAAGAATATAAAATGAAATATTCTGAGAAGAAAGAAAAAGAAAATATCTCTTTGCTTTGTCAAGAGTCGGAAGATGTTTATTTAAACAATCGTTCAAAAGAATACATTAATTTTTTAGAAGAAGATAATCAATTTAAAAAATTATTTGGAACTCTTGATTTAGAAAACAAAGATCATTATAATTTAGTAAAAAAATATTTTAATAGTTTTTGTAATTTAGAAAGAAAAAAAGAGAGAAAAAAAAATAATTTTATTGATTTATTCTGTGGAGCAGGTGGACTTTCACTTGGGTTTGTTCAAGAAGGATATAATGTTAATTTTGCTTGTGATTTTGAAAAAGCTTGTATTGAAACTTATTTATTTAATCATCCAAACACAAATAGTGAATATATCAAACTTGTTGATATTAAAGAAATTGAACACAATATTTTAAATTTTTTAAGTAATAAAGAAGTAAGTGTTGTTATAGGGGGTCCTCCTTGTCAAGGTTTTAGCATAGCAAATCAGCAAAGAGTCATTGATGATCCTAGAAATGAATTATATAAATCTTATGTAAATGTTGTTAGACAAGTGAAACCTAAATTTTTTGTTATGGAAAATGTAAAAGGTATGTTAAAAGTAGCGAATCAAGTTGTTGAAGATTTTGAGAATATCGGATATAAAGTTGTTTATAAAATATTAAATGCTAAAGATTTTGGAATTCCGCAAAATAGAGAACGACTAATATTTATTGGCAATAGAATCAATATTGAAAATAATAAGATTTTTGAAAAAATAGAGAAGAGTAGAATTTATAAAACTATAACATTACGAGAGGCTATATCTGATTTAAAAATTTTGGAAGCTTCGCGATTAAAAAATAAAACAAATATTATTTCTGAAAAAACTGGTGGAATTGTAATAAAAAATAAAAATTTCAATAACAATGATTACCTTAGTTCTATTAATTTAAATGAATTAAAGTCTATTGTAACATTTAATCATCAAGCTAGATACAATAACGATAGAGATATAGAGATTTTTTCAAGATTAAATCAAGGAGATAAATCAGATGATTCTAAAATAGCAGATATAATGCCTTATCAAAATAGAAGTCATATTTTTAAAGATAAATATTATAAACTTATTTACGATAATATTTGCAAAACAATAACAGCTCATATGAAATTTGATTGTAATATGTATATCCATCCAACACAAGCTAGAGGTCTTACTCCAAGGGAAGCTGCAAGAGTACAGTCGTATCCTGATGACTATGTTTTTAAAGGAACGTTTACAAAAACTTATATGCAAATAGGCAATTCAGTGCCTCCTTTATTAGGAAGAAAAATAGCTAGGGTTTTAAAAAAATATTTAAAGGAGGAGATTTAG
- a CDS encoding LysR family transcriptional regulator: MTLQQLKYVVTVAEKGTLSDAAKELFVSQPALTKAIKELEDEMNIRIFNRTNKGVIVSLEGDRFLGYARQVLEQMDLLEEEYKKGNKITRRFSVSTQHYSFAVNAFVDVIKKFGENKYDFTLRETQTNEIIEDVSKRKSEIGILYTSGANKTVIEKMIKRNNLKFIELFTAKPHVFISFNHPLAKKESISLEDLKEYPYLSFEQGDYNSFYFSEEILSTLDRDKNIKVRDRATLFNLAVGLNGYTVSTGIISKELNGENIIAKPLEVDEYMKVGIIMQKNIELSVYGKVYVEALKEHLKYTEIP; this comes from the coding sequence ATGACATTACAGCAACTAAAATATGTAGTAACAGTCGCTGAAAAAGGGACATTAAGTGATGCTGCAAAAGAGCTGTTTGTTTCACAGCCGGCATTGACGAAAGCAATAAAAGAGCTGGAAGATGAGATGAATATAAGGATTTTTAACAGGACAAATAAAGGAGTAATTGTTTCACTTGAAGGAGATAGATTTCTGGGGTATGCTAGACAAGTTTTGGAACAGATGGATTTGTTGGAAGAAGAATATAAAAAAGGAAATAAGATAACTCGTAGATTTTCGGTATCAACTCAGCACTACTCGTTTGCAGTAAATGCTTTTGTAGATGTGATTAAGAAATTTGGCGAAAATAAGTATGATTTTACACTTAGGGAAACACAAACTAATGAAATTATTGAAGATGTAAGCAAGAGAAAAAGTGAAATTGGAATTTTATACACTTCAGGAGCAAATAAAACTGTAATTGAAAAAATGATAAAAAGAAATAACTTGAAATTTATTGAGCTATTTACTGCAAAGCCACATGTTTTCATTAGTTTTAATCATCCTTTAGCAAAAAAGGAAAGCATTAGTCTTGAAGATTTGAAGGAATATCCATATTTATCATTTGAGCAAGGAGATTATAATTCTTTTTATTTTTCAGAAGAAATATTGAGTACACTTGACAGGGATAAGAATATAAAGGTACGTGATAGAGCAACTTTATTTAATTTGGCAGTTGGGCTTAACGGATACACGGTAAGTACAGGAATAATTAGTAAAGAGCTAAATGGAGAAAATATTATCGCAAAACCGCTGGAAGTGGATGAATATATGAAAGTTGGAATTATAATGCAGAAAAATATTGAACTAAGTGTTTATGGGAAAGTTTATGTGGAGGCTTTGAAGGAACATTTGAAATATACAGAAATTCCATAA
- a CDS encoding 5-methyltetrahydropteroyltriglutamate--homocysteine S-methyltransferase, giving the protein MCTINAPHRHDTVGSFLRTEKLKKARNDFEKGKIDKKELEKVEDEEIRKIVDKQIELGYTSVTDGEFRRSYWHLDFFWGFNGIGHVHADKGYEFNGVVTRDDTAIVTGKIGGENHPFVKHYTFLRDLVKDKKGVEARFTIPAPAQFYAELVREDKHVAALLKVYPDFIGLEDDIVSAYKTVINDLYNEGLRTLQIDDCTWGCLVDDDFIASFIEKSDRDKEIIRQEFAEKFLNINNRVFQNNPENLVINTHVCRGNYASTWFGKGGYDKIADELFGKEDVNAYYLEFDTERAGTFESLAKVSGDKKVVLGLITSKNPTLEEKESVIARIKEASKYVPLDRLYLSPQCGFASTEEGNRLTEEEQWAKLRFIKEISDEVWGEN; this is encoded by the coding sequence ATGTGTACAATAAATGCACCTCATAGACACGATACTGTAGGAAGTTTTTTGAGAACTGAGAAACTGAAGAAAGCTAGAAATGATTTTGAAAAGGGAAAAATTGACAAGAAAGAATTGGAAAAAGTTGAGGATGAAGAAATTAGAAAAATTGTGGATAAGCAAATTGAATTAGGATATACAAGTGTTACAGATGGGGAATTTAGACGAAGTTACTGGCATTTGGACTTTTTCTGGGGATTCAATGGAATTGGGCATGTGCATGCTGATAAAGGTTATGAATTTAATGGTGTTGTTACTCGTGATGATACTGCGATTGTTACTGGAAAAATTGGTGGGGAAAATCATCCGTTTGTGAAACATTATACATTTTTGCGAGATTTAGTAAAAGATAAAAAAGGTGTGGAAGCTAGATTTACGATACCTGCTCCAGCACAATTTTATGCAGAATTAGTAAGGGAAGATAAGCATGTGGCCGCACTTCTTAAAGTTTATCCTGATTTTATAGGATTGGAAGACGATATTGTCAGTGCCTACAAAACTGTTATAAATGACTTGTATAACGAAGGACTTAGAACTTTGCAAATTGATGACTGTACTTGGGGTTGTCTTGTAGACGATGACTTTATTGCTTCATTTATTGAAAAAAGTGATAGGGATAAAGAAATTATCAGGCAAGAATTTGCAGAAAAATTTCTAAATATAAATAACAGGGTATTTCAAAATAATCCAGAAAATTTGGTAATTAATACGCATGTTTGCCGTGGAAATTATGCTTCTACCTGGTTTGGGAAAGGCGGATACGATAAAATTGCAGATGAGCTTTTTGGGAAAGAAGATGTAAATGCCTATTATTTGGAATTTGATACAGAAAGAGCAGGTACTTTTGAATCGCTTGCAAAAGTTTCTGGAGATAAAAAAGTTGTTTTGGGATTAATAACTTCTAAAAATCCAACATTGGAGGAAAAGGAAAGTGTAATTGCACGTATAAAAGAGGCTTCAAAATATGTGCCACTCGACAGGCTTTATTTGAGTCCACAGTGTGGATTTGCTTCAACAGAGGAAGGAAATAGGCTTACAGAAGAAGAGCAATGGGCAAAACTTAGATTTATTAAGGAAATTTCAGATGAAGTATGGGGAGAAAATTAA